The following proteins come from a genomic window of Candidatus Leptovillus gracilis:
- a CDS encoding alpha-amylase: MNLRNFGWLVGWLLIGLLAGCQNGEPVSVTEAATAVAQSSPVTHTPTTEASTAVPPTAVPATPEPTATPNVIATALAQDAATRAAGPTRPPTATPKPIPTLDPTVDRWWNDAVFYEVFVRSFQDSDGDGVGDINGLIERLDYLQELGVNALWLMPIMESPSYHGYDVVDYYAVDQEYGTADDFRRLMEEAHARDMRVVVDLVLNHTGLDHPWFVAANSGDPEFRDWYVWEDPAPNYLGPWGQRVWYAGEEEYYYAVFWSGMPDLNLSNPDVTAELYEITRFWLEDMGVDGFRMDAVRHFIENGAAQENTPDTHAWLQAYHDYYKNIDPDAFTVGETWTDTQNAARYAVDENDIAFDFDLAEAYVRAAGSPISGDLYRVAELADASWPTNQFGVFLTNHDQNRVMSLLRDPTKAKIAAALLMTSPGVPFLYYGEEIGMTGTKPDEDIRLPMQWSSDEPNVGFTSGTPWRAPAADYPEVSVALQDDDPDSLLNHYRALIALRLANEALREGEWTAVTPNSNRLYAFLRYTDNQVILVLFNLNPNPVQAEDYSLELAEGPLSGGVTAVSLFGPEVTTAPTINDAGGFTGYTPLLEIPGQSVTIIQLSSE; this comes from the coding sequence ATGAACTTACGAAATTTTGGTTGGTTGGTTGGTTGGTTATTGATTGGGCTGCTGGCGGGCTGCCAGAATGGGGAACCGGTGAGTGTGACTGAGGCAGCAACGGCCGTTGCCCAATCCAGCCCCGTCACCCACACACCCACAACTGAAGCGTCAACGGCCGTGCCACCAACGGCCGTGCCCGCCACGCCCGAACCCACCGCCACCCCCAATGTCATCGCCACCGCCCTGGCCCAAGACGCCGCCACCCGCGCCGCCGGCCCCACCCGGCCGCCCACGGCCACACCCAAACCCATCCCCACCCTCGACCCCACCGTAGACCGCTGGTGGAACGACGCCGTTTTTTACGAAGTCTTCGTCCGCAGCTTCCAAGACTCCGATGGCGACGGCGTGGGCGACATCAACGGCCTCATCGAACGACTGGACTACCTGCAAGAGCTAGGCGTCAACGCCCTCTGGCTGATGCCCATCATGGAATCGCCCAGCTATCACGGTTATGACGTGGTGGACTATTACGCCGTAGATCAAGAATACGGCACGGCCGACGATTTCCGCCGCCTTATGGAAGAAGCCCATGCCCGCGACATGCGCGTGGTGGTAGACCTGGTCCTCAACCACACCGGCCTGGACCATCCCTGGTTTGTCGCCGCCAACAGCGGCGATCCTGAATTCCGCGATTGGTACGTCTGGGAAGACCCAGCGCCCAACTATCTGGGGCCTTGGGGACAGCGCGTCTGGTACGCCGGAGAAGAGGAGTATTACTACGCCGTCTTCTGGTCTGGTATGCCCGACCTCAACCTGAGCAATCCTGACGTAACGGCCGAACTATATGAAATCACCCGCTTCTGGCTGGAAGATATGGGCGTAGATGGCTTCCGCATGGATGCCGTGCGCCACTTCATCGAAAACGGCGCAGCGCAAGAAAACACCCCGGATACCCATGCCTGGCTGCAAGCCTACCACGACTACTACAAAAACATAGACCCAGACGCCTTCACCGTGGGCGAAACCTGGACCGATACGCAGAACGCCGCCCGCTACGCCGTAGACGAAAATGATATTGCCTTCGATTTTGACCTGGCCGAAGCCTATGTGCGCGCCGCCGGCAGCCCGATCAGCGGCGATTTGTACCGGGTAGCCGAACTGGCCGACGCCAGTTGGCCGACCAACCAGTTTGGCGTCTTCCTGACCAACCACGACCAGAACCGGGTAATGAGCCTTCTGCGCGACCCGACCAAGGCCAAAATCGCCGCCGCCCTGCTGATGACATCGCCCGGCGTGCCCTTTTTGTATTACGGTGAGGAGATTGGCATGACCGGCACCAAGCCGGACGAGGATATTCGCCTGCCGATGCAGTGGAGCAGCGACGAGCCGAACGTGGGCTTTACCAGCGGCACGCCCTGGCGCGCCCCCGCCGCTGACTACCCGGAAGTAAGCGTGGCTTTGCAAGACGACGACCCCGATTCACTGCTGAACCATTACCGGGCGCTGATTGCCCTCCGCCTGGCGAATGAGGCGCTGCGGGAAGGGGAGTGGACGGCCGTTACCCCCAATTCCAACCGCCTCTACGCCTTCCTCCGCTACACGGACAATCAGGTGATCCTGGTGCTGTTTAACCTGAATCCCAACCCGGTGCAGGCCGAAGATTACAGCCTGGAACTGGCAGAAGGGCCGTTGAGCGGAGGGGTAACGGCCGTTTCCCTCTTCGGCCCAGAAGTAACCACCGCACCCACTATCAACGACGCGGGCGGCTTCACCGGCTATACTCCCCTGCTGGAAATCCCCGGCCAGAGCGTTACCATCATTCAGTTGTCGTCAGAGTGA
- a CDS encoding DUF5110 domain-containing protein, with protein MKIAFRIGSLIFILLLTLLFGQLRPTLAQMAVIPQVKFTTADAYLLVEFLDDDLVHLESGLGSGPETGQPIATSPMVAKTDYAGPTEFNDDGQGTLTTAVLQLAVDPQTLCSTVTDLAQEEPVVLTAVCPTDLDQRKKSLTLDPAALQNAYGLGQEFRAPGEPNGDWVGSQRTPGIVGNEMQGFSGGAVGNTQFPILYALGEGTDNIALFVDVVYKQEWDFTAAPWRMTTSADPLRWYILTGPDLPDLRADYLELTGRPPVPPRSLFGLWVSEYGYDDWAELDDKRQTLDANQFPQDGFVLDLQWFGGIQTPSQMGSLSWDLDNFPDPAGKIAQLRAEEGLDIIVIEESYVDQGLSNFGRMASQRYLVKGCETCGPALLPGKWWGSGGMVDWTNEPGTAVWHDENRQHLVDIGVIGHWTDLGEPEMFAPNSWYAGLPGLNLHDQPANHNIYNLLWAESIYQGYERNGVAQRPSILSRSGTTGIQRYGATMWSADIGANFPSLATHMNAQMHMSLSGMDYFGSDIGGFHRGNISGEALDELYTVWFANSALLDVPVRPHTENLCNCKETAPDRIGDLDSNLANIRLRYSLSPYLYSLAHRAYLTGEPVVPPLLFYFQADTNTRPLGDHKLLGDALLVRTVTAAGITAVPVYLPAGQWVDFHTGEWINSTGQWLEDVPTTENDLFRLPLYVRAGAIIPRLAVDEQTMNLAGLRRDGSTRDELIVQIVPAPEASTFTLYEDDGRTIAYQSGTVRTTELSQQWADAAITVTIAAAAGAYDGAMEARSNMLEIALNDEQVTDVLLNGAALPALTTLAEYDAAESGWYRGETAVYAKSGVQPVDVEKAFMVQLAQVAAVVEEEATMPEVDVAAETAVSPKAPSVPATDTDTGSATNFLWIGLIAVLLAIGGIIVWWQVKVAQKP; from the coding sequence ATGAAAATCGCTTTCCGCATCGGTTCCCTCATTTTCATTCTCTTGCTTACCCTCCTGTTCGGCCAGTTGCGCCCAACCTTGGCGCAAATGGCCGTTATCCCCCAAGTCAAATTCACCACCGCCGACGCCTACCTGCTGGTGGAATTCCTGGACGACGACCTGGTGCATCTGGAAAGCGGCCTGGGCAGCGGCCCGGAAACGGGGCAGCCCATCGCCACCTCGCCAATGGTTGCCAAAACTGATTACGCCGGGCCAACGGAGTTTAACGACGACGGGCAGGGCACGCTGACAACGGCCGTTCTGCAACTCGCCGTAGACCCGCAAACCCTGTGCAGCACAGTGACAGATTTGGCGCAAGAGGAGCCGGTGGTGCTAACGGCCGTTTGTCCCACCGACCTCGACCAGCGCAAAAAAAGCCTCACCCTTGACCCCGCCGCCCTGCAAAACGCCTACGGCCTGGGCCAGGAATTCCGCGCCCCCGGCGAACCCAACGGCGATTGGGTCGGCAGCCAACGCACCCCCGGCATCGTCGGCAACGAAATGCAAGGCTTCAGCGGCGGCGCGGTGGGCAACACCCAGTTTCCCATTCTTTACGCCCTGGGTGAAGGCACAGACAACATCGCCCTCTTCGTGGATGTGGTCTACAAGCAAGAATGGGACTTCACCGCCGCGCCCTGGCGCATGACCACTTCAGCCGACCCGCTGCGCTGGTACATCCTCACCGGCCCTGATTTGCCCGATTTACGCGCCGACTACCTGGAACTCACCGGCCGCCCGCCCGTGCCGCCGCGCTCCCTCTTTGGCCTGTGGGTGTCCGAATATGGCTACGACGATTGGGCCGAACTGGACGACAAACGGCAAACACTGGACGCCAACCAGTTCCCCCAAGATGGCTTCGTCCTCGATTTACAATGGTTTGGCGGCATCCAGACCCCCAGCCAGATGGGTTCGCTCAGTTGGGACCTGGACAACTTCCCCGACCCGGCGGGCAAAATCGCCCAACTTCGCGCCGAAGAAGGGCTGGACATCATCGTCATCGAAGAATCCTACGTGGATCAGGGCCTCTCGAACTTTGGGCGGATGGCGAGCCAGCGTTATCTGGTGAAAGGCTGCGAGACGTGCGGTCCGGCTCTTTTGCCGGGCAAATGGTGGGGCAGCGGCGGCATGGTGGATTGGACCAACGAACCGGGCACGGCCGTCTGGCACGACGAAAACCGGCAGCATCTGGTAGACATCGGCGTCATCGGCCATTGGACCGACCTGGGCGAGCCGGAGATGTTTGCCCCTAACAGTTGGTACGCCGGGCTGCCAGGGCTAAATTTGCACGACCAGCCGGCCAATCACAATATTTACAATTTGCTGTGGGCCGAAAGCATCTACCAGGGTTATGAAAGGAATGGCGTGGCGCAACGGCCGTCTATCCTCTCCCGCTCCGGCACAACCGGCATCCAACGCTATGGCGCAACCATGTGGTCGGCCGACATTGGCGCCAATTTCCCCAGTTTAGCCACCCACATGAACGCCCAAATGCATATGTCGCTCTCCGGCATGGACTACTTCGGCTCCGACATTGGCGGGTTCCATCGCGGCAATATCAGCGGCGAAGCGCTGGACGAACTGTACACCGTCTGGTTCGCCAACAGCGCCTTGCTCGACGTACCGGTACGCCCGCACACGGAAAACCTGTGCAACTGCAAAGAGACCGCCCCCGACCGCATCGGCGATCTGGACAGCAATTTAGCCAACATTCGCCTGCGCTACAGCTTATCGCCCTATCTCTATTCGCTGGCCCACCGCGCTTATCTGACAGGTGAACCGGTTGTGCCGCCGCTGCTCTTTTACTTTCAGGCGGATACCAATACGCGGCCGTTGGGCGACCATAAGCTGTTAGGCGATGCTTTGTTGGTAAGGACAGTGACCGCGGCGGGGATAACGGCCGTTCCCGTCTACCTGCCCGCCGGTCAATGGGTGGATTTCCACACTGGCGAATGGATCAACAGCACGGGCCAATGGCTGGAAGATGTGCCTACAACTGAGAACGATTTGTTCCGCCTGCCGCTTTACGTCCGCGCCGGGGCCATCATCCCGCGCCTGGCTGTAGACGAGCAAACGATGAACCTGGCCGGGCTGCGCCGCGATGGCTCCACCCGCGACGAACTTATCGTGCAAATTGTGCCCGCGCCGGAAGCCAGCACGTTTACCTTGTACGAGGATGACGGCCGTACCATCGCCTATCAGTCCGGTACAGTCCGCACCACCGAACTCAGCCAGCAGTGGGCAGACGCAGCCATCACCGTCACCATCGCCGCCGCCGCGGGTGCATATGACGGCGCGATGGAAGCGCGCAGCAATATGCTGGAAATTGCCCTGAACGATGAGCAGGTGACGGACGTTTTGCTGAATGGCGCGGCGCTGCCCGCCTTGACCACGTTAGCCGAGTATGACGCGGCCGAGAGTGGCTGGTATCGGGGGGAAACGGCCGTATACGCCAAATCGGGCGTGCAGCCAGTTGATGTGGAGAAGGCATTTATGGTGCAGTTGGCGCAAGTGGCGGCTGTGGTGGAAGAGGAAGCGACCATGCCGGAAGTAGATGTGGCCGCTGAAACGGCCGTATCCCCAAAAGCGCCATCTGTCCCTGCCACTGACACTGACACTGGTTCAGCAACAAATTTTCTGTGGATCGGCTTGATAGCGGTTTTGCTGGCAATCGGCGGGATCATCGTCTGGTGGCAGGTCAAAGTGGCGCAGAAGCCGTGA
- the pfkB gene encoding 1-phosphofructokinase → MIYTVTLNPAVDKEMVVPQIVFDAVLRAGVTRLDFGGKGFNVSRMLKSLGADSTAVGFAGGKSGELLRDGLEGLGICTDFVWVGGETRTNVSIVTEPATHYVKANEPGPTISAEELAELRRKVGLLARPGDWWVLAGSLPPGVTTAVYAHLIADIQAVGGRVILDTSGEALGLGCAARPFLAKPNDVEAHQLTGLPVNNPAEIAAAAQAMQANGVDNVVVSLGKAGALLVDGRSVWRAISPTIQERNPIGAGDSMVGGLVYALSQGHSVAEALRWGIACGAATASMPGTAVGTRQLVDSLLPQVVLEDRTAVA, encoded by the coding sequence ATGATTTACACAGTTACTCTAAACCCGGCCGTTGATAAAGAGATGGTTGTGCCGCAAATTGTCTTCGATGCTGTGCTGCGCGCCGGCGTGACGCGCCTGGACTTTGGCGGCAAGGGCTTTAACGTTTCGCGAATGCTCAAATCGTTGGGCGCAGACAGTACGGCCGTTGGTTTTGCCGGGGGCAAAAGCGGCGAACTGCTGCGAGATGGCCTGGAAGGATTGGGCATTTGCACTGATTTTGTCTGGGTCGGCGGCGAAACGCGCACCAACGTCAGCATCGTCACCGAACCGGCGACCCATTACGTCAAAGCCAACGAACCCGGCCCCACCATCTCGGCGGAAGAGCTGGCCGAACTGCGACGCAAAGTAGGTTTACTGGCGCGGCCGGGTGATTGGTGGGTGCTGGCGGGCAGCCTGCCGCCAGGGGTGACAACGGCCGTCTACGCCCATCTCATTGCAGACATTCAGGCCGTCGGCGGCCGGGTGATTCTGGACACCAGCGGCGAAGCGCTGGGGCTGGGCTGCGCGGCACGGCCGTTCCTGGCCAAACCCAACGATGTCGAAGCCCACCAACTCACCGGGCTTCCTGTCAACAATCCCGCCGAGATTGCCGCCGCCGCCCAGGCGATGCAGGCCAACGGGGTAGACAATGTGGTCGTTTCTTTGGGCAAAGCAGGGGCGCTGTTGGTAGACGGCCGTTCTGTCTGGCGCGCCATCAGCCCAACCATTCAAGAGCGCAACCCCATCGGCGCGGGTGATTCGATGGTCGGCGGGCTGGTGTACGCGCTCAGTCAGGGGCATTCTGTGGCCGAGGCGCTGCGTTGGGGCATCGCCTGCGGCGCGGCGACGGCCAGTATGCCGGGCACGGCCGTCGGCACACGCCAGCTCGTAGACAGTTTGTTGCCGCAGGTGGTGCTGGAAGATAGAACGGCCGTTGCCTGA
- a CDS encoding TIGR03960 family B12-binding radical SAM protein — MKTPQQIDLALERILPRVTKPGRYTGGEYNQISKDWAEIDYKVVLAFPDIYDLGMSNLGLMIFYDIINKHRNLLAERVYSPWTDMEALMRQRGVPLYALESKHAIRDFDMLAITLPYEQLFTNALNMLDLAGMPIRSEERDASFPLVIAGGHACYNPEPMAPFIDVFVIGEGEEAILKIIGVMRAARHLDRETQLRYVAQIEGCYVPRFYDVAYHANGAVQAITPNVPEAPPKVLKTIVPVLPPPVTNFIIPFVELVHNRAPIEIMRGCTRGCRFCHAGMVTRPVRERPVAEILQAMEDILESTGYEEIALLSLSSSDYTHVLELSEEIGRRYGQMGLTISLPSLRIETVSTQLMDNLGDNRRGGFTLAPEAATEKMRNTINKYVAHADLLETAREIYRRDWRTIKLYFMIGHPMEELEDVQAIIDLSKAVLAEGRRFHGNKASVNVGVSTFIPKPHTPFQWEPMDDTDKIYEKLNLLKSQIRGNGLRLRWNNPRESLFEGFLSRGDRRVAEVVARAWQNGAKFDAWGEHFKEATWLEAFAAEGLDPYFFTHRQRAIDEFFPWEHIDIAVTKKFLTQDYWLSQAQETRVDCRNHCFACGILPKLKELRRETAVDAWECPPVPARKQHLPLPEKILTVDSIPLRIL, encoded by the coding sequence ATGAAAACACCCCAACAAATTGACCTGGCGCTGGAGCGAATACTGCCTCGCGTCACCAAACCCGGCCGTTACACGGGCGGCGAATACAACCAGATCAGCAAAGATTGGGCCGAGATTGATTACAAAGTCGTCCTGGCCTTCCCCGATATTTACGACCTGGGCATGTCCAACCTGGGCTTGATGATCTTCTACGACATCATCAACAAACACCGCAATCTGCTGGCCGAGCGCGTTTATTCTCCCTGGACCGACATGGAAGCCCTGATGCGCCAACGCGGCGTGCCGCTCTACGCTCTGGAAAGCAAACACGCCATCCGCGACTTCGACATGCTGGCGATTACCCTGCCCTATGAGCAGTTGTTCACCAACGCCCTCAACATGTTAGACCTGGCCGGGATGCCCATCCGCAGCGAAGAACGCGATGCCAGCTTCCCGCTGGTGATTGCCGGCGGCCACGCCTGTTACAACCCGGAACCGATGGCCCCCTTCATAGACGTGTTTGTCATTGGCGAAGGCGAAGAGGCCATTCTGAAAATCATCGGCGTGATGCGCGCTGCCCGCCACCTGGACCGCGAGACCCAACTGCGTTACGTGGCGCAAATTGAAGGCTGCTACGTGCCCCGTTTTTATGACGTGGCCTACCACGCCAACGGCGCGGTGCAGGCCATTACGCCCAACGTGCCCGAAGCGCCGCCCAAAGTGCTGAAAACTATCGTGCCGGTGCTGCCGCCGCCGGTGACCAATTTCATCATCCCCTTTGTGGAACTGGTCCACAACCGCGCCCCCATCGAAATTATGCGCGGCTGCACGCGCGGCTGCCGCTTCTGCCACGCCGGCATGGTCACACGCCCGGTGCGCGAACGGCCGGTAGCCGAAATTTTGCAGGCAATGGAAGACATCCTGGAATCCACCGGCTACGAAGAAATCGCCCTGCTGTCCCTCTCCTCCAGCGACTATACCCACGTGCTGGAACTGTCGGAGGAGATCGGTCGGCGCTATGGGCAGATGGGCCTGACGATTTCGCTGCCCTCGCTGCGCATTGAGACCGTCTCCACGCAGCTCATGGACAACCTGGGTGATAACCGGCGCGGCGGTTTTACGTTGGCCCCGGAAGCGGCCACCGAAAAGATGCGCAATACCATCAACAAATACGTCGCCCACGCCGACCTGCTGGAGACAGCCCGCGAAATCTACCGGCGTGACTGGCGTACCATCAAACTCTACTTCATGATCGGCCATCCGATGGAGGAGCTAGAGGATGTGCAGGCGATCATTGACCTGTCTAAAGCGGTGCTGGCTGAGGGGCGGCGCTTCCACGGCAACAAGGCCAGCGTCAACGTCGGCGTCAGCACCTTTATCCCCAAGCCCCACACCCCTTTTCAGTGGGAACCGATGGATGACACGGACAAAATCTACGAAAAGTTGAACCTGCTCAAGAGCCAGATACGTGGCAACGGCCTGCGCCTGCGTTGGAACAATCCGCGTGAATCGTTGTTTGAGGGCTTTCTTTCGCGTGGCGACCGGCGGGTGGCCGAAGTGGTGGCCCGCGCCTGGCAGAATGGGGCCAAATTTGACGCCTGGGGTGAGCATTTTAAGGAGGCCACCTGGCTGGAAGCGTTTGCCGCCGAGGGGTTGGATCCCTATTTCTTTACCCATCGCCAACGGGCGATTGACGAATTTTTCCCCTGGGAGCATATTGATATTGCCGTGACGAAAAAGTTCCTGACGCAAGATTATTGGCTGAGTCAGGCGCAGGAGACGCGGGTGGACTGCCGTAACCACTGCTTTGCTTGCGGCATTTTGCCCAAGTTGAAGGAGTTAAGGCGAGAAACGGCCGTAGATGCCTGGGAATGCCCGCCTGTGCCAGCACGGAAACAGCACCTCCCGCTGCCAGAGAAAATTCTGACGGTGGACAGCATCCCGCTCAGGATTTTGTAA
- a CDS encoding alpha-amylase, with product MNETIFGTLSTTKRKIKYIRQQTAGVRHLNRLTPQAPTASDAPIITVTTAVPQHITHVECLLLEPATAVLPLQRVAIEWDILNWTYRATWQAALPAQPDGTLVRYQIRAMPASGGAPILADSGMTFSYVVGAWPTPPWAREAIVYQIFPDRFAPGSGRAWNAITHLSDIYGGTLRGIIEKLDYIADMGFNCLWLNPFFPDKTHHGYHATDHFSVNPRLGTLADMQELVREAHARGIRLLLDFVGNHVGSGHAHFQDALARRDSPYHDWFLWEEWPERYVAYFHVPDLPELNTQNTAVRQYMFDSVRYWLGEIGFDGLRIDYTLGPSHDFWTELRQAVQALKPDAWVFGETVDTPTVQMLYDGRFHGCLDFLLAQHLRDAFAFNTLDMAAFDAFLHLHEQFFPANFSRPSFLDNHDMNRFLLIAGNDKRKLKLAALCQFTLAGPPVVYNGTEVGVHQERFIHDPDSHGMEECRQPMLWGDEQDADLRQYFHQLAQLRREHPAVWQGKRQTVYLDAAHGAYAYTVSSDEEIILVAFNLSEQAQTLSIQLTELGLTKEVTLAPWSGDWTAVSRPHTLPRIQNL from the coding sequence ATGAACGAAACAATCTTCGGCACTCTGTCCACCACCAAACGAAAAATTAAGTACATCCGCCAGCAAACGGCTGGCGTCCGCCACCTGAACCGGCTGACGCCGCAAGCGCCAACCGCGAGCGATGCGCCCATCATCACCGTCACCACGGCCGTTCCCCAACATATCACCCACGTCGAATGCCTGCTGTTGGAACCGGCAACGGCCGTTCTCCCTCTCCAGCGCGTCGCCATCGAATGGGACATTCTCAACTGGACCTACCGCGCCACCTGGCAGGCGGCGCTGCCGGCTCAACCAGACGGCACGCTGGTGCGTTACCAGATTCGCGCCATGCCCGCCAGCGGCGGTGCGCCCATCCTGGCCGACAGCGGCATGACCTTCTCCTATGTGGTCGGCGCATGGCCGACGCCGCCATGGGCCAGAGAAGCCATCGTCTACCAGATATTTCCCGACCGTTTTGCGCCGGGCAGCGGCCGTGCCTGGAACGCCATCACCCACCTCAGCGACATCTACGGCGGCACGCTGCGCGGCATCATCGAAAAGCTGGATTACATCGCCGATATGGGCTTTAACTGCCTCTGGCTGAACCCGTTTTTTCCCGACAAAACCCATCATGGCTACCACGCCACCGACCATTTCAGCGTCAATCCGCGCCTGGGCACGCTGGCCGACATGCAAGAACTGGTACGCGAAGCCCACGCCCGCGGCATCCGCCTGCTGCTGGATTTTGTGGGCAACCACGTCGGCAGCGGCCACGCCCATTTTCAAGATGCTTTGGCCCGCCGCGACAGCCCGTACCACGATTGGTTCCTCTGGGAAGAGTGGCCGGAGCGGTACGTGGCCTATTTCCACGTGCCCGACTTGCCCGAACTAAACACGCAAAATACGGCCGTGCGCCAATACATGTTCGACAGCGTGCGCTACTGGCTGGGCGAAATCGGTTTTGATGGCCTGCGCATTGATTATACCCTGGGGCCATCCCACGACTTTTGGACGGAACTGCGCCAGGCAGTGCAGGCGCTGAAGCCAGACGCCTGGGTGTTTGGCGAGACGGTGGATACGCCAACGGTGCAGATGTTGTATGACGGCCGTTTCCATGGCTGTCTCGATTTCCTCCTGGCGCAACACCTGCGCGACGCCTTTGCCTTCAACACCCTGGACATGGCCGCCTTCGATGCCTTCCTGCACCTGCATGAGCAGTTCTTCCCGGCCAACTTCAGCCGCCCCAGCTTCCTGGACAACCACGACATGAACCGTTTCCTGCTGATAGCCGGTAACGACAAACGTAAACTCAAGCTGGCCGCTCTCTGCCAGTTTACTTTGGCCGGGCCACCGGTGGTCTACAATGGCACAGAAGTTGGCGTCCATCAGGAACGTTTTATCCACGATCCCGACAGTCACGGTATGGAAGAATGTCGCCAGCCCATGCTCTGGGGCGATGAGCAGGACGCCGACCTGCGCCAATATTTTCACCAGTTAGCCCAACTGCGGCGCGAACACCCCGCCGTCTGGCAAGGAAAACGCCAAACCGTCTATCTGGACGCCGCCCACGGCGCGTATGCCTACACCGTCAGCAGCGACGAAGAAATCATCCTGGTCGCTTTTAATCTCAGCGAACAGGCGCAGACGCTCTCTATTCAATTGACGGAATTGGGGCTGACAAAAGAAGTAACTCTCGCTCCCTGGTCGGGCGACTGGACGGCCGTTTCTCGCCCGCACACACTTCCCCGTATTCAAAATCTCTAG
- the tgt gene encoding tRNA guanosine(34) transglycosylase Tgt, protein MFEFDIDAIDPQSGGRNGRFHTPHGSLQTPVFAPVGTAATVKAMKPSDLQHLGATLLLSNTYHLYLRPGDELIRDLGGLHHFMGWHGPILTDSGGFQVFSLSDSRKIDADGVTFQSHIDGSYHRFTPERSIAIQENLGADIIMAFDECPPPNDRAYVEQSLTRTHPWLERCLAAKTRPDQALFGIVQGGVFADLRADSARFMVDLDLPGYAIGGLAVGETKTEMAAMLDVLHPILPANKPRYLMGVGAPEDVVNGVLRGVDIFDCVLPTRLARNGSALVKGGRLNLRNAQYTADPGPLAADCACYTCTHFSRAYLRHLVKADEILGHILLTTHNLHFLLELMRQIRAAIAAGELRPFAVEFLSHYP, encoded by the coding sequence ATGTTTGAATTCGACATTGACGCAATTGATCCACAGAGTGGGGGCAGGAACGGCCGTTTCCACACCCCACACGGCAGCCTGCAAACGCCTGTATTTGCCCCTGTCGGCACAGCGGCCACCGTGAAGGCCATGAAACCCAGCGACTTGCAACACCTGGGCGCCACCCTGCTCCTGAGCAACACCTACCATCTCTACCTGCGCCCCGGCGACGAACTGATCCGCGACCTGGGTGGGCTGCACCATTTCATGGGCTGGCACGGCCCCATCCTCACCGACAGCGGCGGCTTCCAGGTGTTCAGCCTCAGCGACAGCCGCAAGATAGACGCCGACGGCGTGACCTTCCAATCGCACATTGACGGTTCCTACCACCGCTTCACCCCTGAACGCAGCATCGCCATCCAGGAAAACCTGGGCGCCGACATCATCATGGCGTTCGACGAATGCCCGCCGCCCAACGACCGCGCCTATGTGGAACAATCGCTCACGCGCACCCACCCCTGGCTGGAACGCTGTCTGGCGGCTAAAACCCGGCCAGATCAGGCCCTCTTTGGCATCGTGCAGGGCGGCGTGTTTGCCGATTTACGCGCCGACAGCGCCCGTTTCATGGTAGATCTGGACCTGCCAGGTTACGCCATTGGCGGGCTGGCTGTGGGCGAGACGAAGACGGAGATGGCCGCCATGCTGGACGTGCTGCATCCCATCTTGCCGGCCAACAAACCGCGCTACCTGATGGGCGTGGGCGCGCCAGAGGATGTGGTGAACGGCGTTTTGCGCGGCGTGGATATTTTTGACTGCGTGCTGCCCACCCGCCTGGCGCGCAACGGTTCGGCGCTGGTGAAGGGCGGCCGTCTGAATCTACGCAACGCCCAATACACCGCCGACCCCGGCCCGCTGGCGGCCGACTGTGCCTGTTACACCTGCACCCACTTCAGCCGCGCCTACCTGCGCCACCTGGTGAAGGCAGACGAAATTCTGGGCCACATTTTGCTGACCACTCATAATTTACATTTTCTACTGGAATTGATGCGACAAATTCGGGCAGCCATTGCGGCGGGGGAGTTACGGCCGTTTGCCGTTGAATTCCTCAGCCATTATCCGTAA